From one Streptomyces sp. N50 genomic stretch:
- a CDS encoding LLM class F420-dependent oxidoreductase → MQLGINLGYWGAGMDGDNLAVAQEADRLGYSVCWAAEAYGSDAATVLTWVAAQTERIDVGSAIFQIPARQPAMTAMTAATLDSLSGGRFRLGLGVSGPQVSEGWYGVKFDKPLARTREYVEIVRKAMTRERLSYDGEHWTLPLPGGPGKPLKLTVHPEREHIPLYIAAIGPKNLEQTGEIADGALLIFPSAEHLEDTAIRYLRAGREKAGKTLEGFDIVPTVPLAFGEDKDVEKLADTFRPYTALYVGGMGSRQQNFYNKLAQRMGFEAAAAEIQDKYLSGDKEGAAAAIPHDLIDKTTLLGSVDRIADRMKEYAAAGVTTLTLAPAGWTLEERIAALRAGTEALERAGLA, encoded by the coding sequence ATGCAGCTCGGGATCAACCTCGGCTACTGGGGTGCCGGAATGGACGGCGACAACCTCGCCGTGGCGCAGGAGGCCGACCGCCTCGGCTACTCGGTGTGCTGGGCCGCCGAGGCCTACGGCTCCGACGCGGCCACGGTGCTCACCTGGGTCGCCGCGCAGACCGAGCGCATCGACGTCGGCTCGGCCATCTTCCAGATCCCGGCCCGCCAGCCCGCGATGACGGCGATGACCGCCGCGACCCTCGACTCGCTCTCCGGGGGCCGCTTCCGCCTCGGCCTCGGCGTCTCGGGCCCGCAGGTCTCCGAGGGCTGGTACGGCGTCAAGTTCGACAAGCCGCTGGCACGCACGCGTGAGTACGTCGAGATCGTCCGCAAGGCGATGACCCGCGAGCGCCTGTCCTACGACGGCGAGCACTGGACGCTGCCGCTGCCCGGCGGCCCGGGCAAGCCCCTCAAGCTGACCGTGCACCCGGAGCGCGAGCACATCCCGCTGTACATCGCGGCGATCGGCCCGAAGAACCTGGAGCAGACCGGCGAGATCGCCGACGGCGCGCTGCTGATCTTCCCCTCGGCCGAGCACCTGGAGGACACCGCCATCAGGTACCTGCGGGCCGGGCGCGAGAAGGCGGGCAAGACCCTCGAAGGCTTCGACATCGTCCCGACGGTCCCGCTCGCCTTCGGCGAGGACAAGGACGTCGAGAAGCTCGCCGACACCTTCCGCCCGTACACCGCGCTGTACGTCGGCGGCATGGGCAGCCGGCAGCAGAACTTCTACAACAAGCTGGCCCAGCGCATGGGCTTCGAGGCGGCCGCTGCCGAGATCCAGGACAAGTACCTGTCCGGCGACAAGGAAGGCGCCGCCGCGGCGATCCCGCACGACCTGATCGACAAGACGACGCTGCTGGGCTCCGTGGACCGCATCGCGGACCGGATGAAGGAGTACGCGGCGGCCGGTGTCACCACCCTGACGCTCGCCCCGGCGGGCTGGACCCTGGAGGAGCGGATCGCCGCCCTCCGCGCCGGAACGGAAGCACTGGAGCGCGCGGGTCTCGCGTGA
- a CDS encoding aldo/keto reductase, with protein MEQRHLGRTGLRVSRIGLGTLTWGRDTDEHDAADLLKAFWEAGGTLVDTADVYGDGEAEYLLGQLIEGLVPRRDLVISTKAGSVPDPDRRFDGSRGHLLAALDASLARLGTDYVDVWHIHGFDPFTPLEETLQALDLAVSSGRARYAGVSNYCGWQLAKAATWQLAAPGTRTRLASTQLEYSLLQRGVEREVLPAALDLGIGLLPSSPLGRGVLTGKYRHATPADSRGAAEHMAPFVAPYLDDTAARIVDAVTIAADGLAVTPLQVALAWVRDRPGVAAPIVGARNAQQLTAALSVEALSLPDEICRALDDVSAPLHRYPDHDWSTL; from the coding sequence ATGGAGCAGAGGCATCTCGGCCGTACCGGCCTTCGTGTGTCCCGGATCGGACTCGGCACCCTCACGTGGGGGCGCGACACCGACGAGCATGACGCCGCGGACCTCTTGAAGGCGTTCTGGGAGGCCGGCGGCACCCTCGTCGACACGGCGGACGTGTACGGCGACGGGGAGGCCGAGTACCTGCTCGGGCAGCTCATAGAAGGGCTCGTGCCGCGCCGGGACCTGGTCATCTCGACGAAGGCGGGGAGCGTACCCGACCCCGACCGCCGCTTCGACGGCTCGCGCGGCCATCTGCTCGCCGCGCTGGACGCCTCGCTGGCCCGCCTCGGCACGGACTACGTCGACGTGTGGCACATCCACGGCTTCGACCCGTTCACGCCGCTGGAGGAGACCCTCCAGGCCCTCGACCTGGCGGTCAGCAGTGGGCGGGCACGCTACGCGGGCGTCTCGAACTATTGCGGCTGGCAGCTGGCCAAGGCGGCGACCTGGCAGCTCGCGGCACCGGGCACGCGGACGCGGCTGGCGAGCACGCAGCTGGAGTACTCGCTGCTGCAGCGGGGCGTGGAGCGCGAGGTGCTGCCGGCCGCCCTCGACCTGGGCATCGGACTGCTGCCCTCCTCGCCGCTCGGGCGCGGGGTCCTCACCGGCAAGTACCGGCACGCGACTCCGGCCGACTCGCGCGGCGCCGCGGAGCACATGGCGCCCTTCGTCGCGCCGTACCTCGACGACACGGCGGCCCGCATCGTGGACGCGGTGACCATCGCCGCGGACGGGCTCGCCGTGACGCCCCTCCAGGTCGCCCTCGCCTGGGTCCGCGACCGGCCCGGGGTGGCCGCCCCGATCGTCGGCGCGCGCAACGCGCAGCAGCTCACGGCCGCATTGTCAGTGGAGGCCCTTAGTCTTCCTGACGAGATCTGCCGAGCGCTCGACGATGTGTCGGCGCCTCTGCACCGCTATCCCGATCACGACTGGAGCACGCTGTGA
- a CDS encoding helix-hairpin-helix domain-containing protein, protein MSTDPETTETSPSEDTGTDTGEGAEGAGADVASGAESTGEDPAAEGTESTGEAKTEAAPELSEAAAELLAQQVERERIERRKAEKAGPIAAGAKLTGTAADLLAAVRAVESGDKPVTTPFAKPEPAAPRRSAAPEAVRQPQPVPTEPGAPATETVESVRRVLAEGGAPETLAAQVAAALGEGADDQLREDPWQLLRVPGVRPEQADGFARALLGDGCAPDDERRGRAVIGWLLEQAALAGHTALEASALTAALAKQGVPDPDAATQSAIAEGEVLVFQDALDEPAVPVQRGDDAPDEDTEAEERPVRVLIGLERYALAEESLADGLAKLINSVPKEDGSAADWEQAGAAKGSTGELIRAVAGHGLVLHTGGEASLEEPAALLRAAAGFGLRVWAAAHSPVGRDRFAATLTRSTESESPSSTEPEGAASAESDSPAPDDGPRAATVAGLLSGAEGPGRDADGALDLDLLVVLDAPQLDVETAALLSESLPDGARLVLAGDPAVLWSAGAGRVFADLLASKACPQVVSRRPDLGPVGELVSGIGIGELNQVEAPGKEVVIVPVRDAGEAVHRTVQLVADSVPRVIGVPAEQTVVITPGHGGAAGTRALNVALKERLNPGPGRFGGFDPGDRIAYSPTPGRTVPGRVVNADAEGLHLACAGGPVVVPKERVEQSVRHGWALTAHQAVGVRWPAVVVVLPGDAAQALSRPWVYTAFSRADRHLSVVHGVDQALPRAVAEVPAKPRTTRLPVLLRPQVPAQV, encoded by the coding sequence GTGAGCACGGACCCGGAGACCACGGAGACCTCGCCGTCCGAGGACACGGGCACGGACACCGGGGAGGGCGCCGAGGGCGCGGGGGCGGACGTAGCCTCGGGCGCCGAGAGCACCGGTGAGGACCCGGCCGCGGAAGGCACCGAGAGCACCGGTGAGGCCAAGACCGAGGCCGCTCCCGAACTGTCCGAGGCCGCCGCCGAGTTGCTGGCGCAGCAGGTGGAGCGGGAGCGCATCGAGCGGCGCAAGGCGGAGAAGGCCGGGCCCATCGCGGCCGGGGCCAAGCTCACCGGCACGGCCGCCGATCTGCTCGCGGCGGTACGGGCCGTGGAGAGCGGCGACAAGCCCGTGACCACCCCCTTCGCCAAGCCGGAACCCGCCGCCCCGCGCCGATCGGCCGCCCCCGAAGCGGTACGACAGCCACAGCCCGTCCCGACCGAGCCCGGCGCCCCCGCGACCGAGACCGTCGAGTCCGTACGGCGTGTGCTGGCCGAGGGCGGTGCGCCCGAGACGCTCGCGGCCCAGGTCGCGGCGGCGCTCGGCGAGGGAGCCGACGACCAACTCCGCGAAGATCCTTGGCAGTTGCTGCGCGTCCCCGGTGTACGGCCCGAGCAGGCCGACGGGTTCGCGCGGGCGCTGCTCGGCGACGGGTGCGCGCCGGACGACGAGCGACGGGGCCGCGCGGTCATCGGCTGGCTCCTGGAGCAGGCGGCCCTGGCCGGTCATACGGCCCTGGAGGCCTCGGCGTTGACGGCCGCGCTGGCCAAGCAAGGCGTGCCCGACCCGGACGCGGCGACGCAGAGCGCCATCGCCGAGGGTGAAGTGCTGGTCTTCCAGGACGCGTTGGACGAGCCCGCGGTCCCGGTGCAGCGCGGCGACGACGCCCCCGACGAGGACACGGAGGCCGAGGAGCGTCCGGTCCGCGTGCTGATCGGCCTGGAGCGGTACGCGCTCGCCGAGGAGAGCCTCGCCGACGGACTCGCCAAGCTGATCAACTCGGTGCCGAAGGAGGACGGTTCGGCGGCGGACTGGGAGCAGGCGGGTGCCGCCAAGGGCTCCACCGGCGAGCTGATCCGCGCGGTCGCGGGCCACGGCCTGGTGCTCCACACCGGCGGGGAGGCGTCCCTGGAGGAACCGGCGGCACTGCTCCGCGCGGCGGCGGGGTTCGGGCTGCGTGTCTGGGCCGCCGCCCACAGTCCGGTGGGACGGGACCGGTTCGCGGCGACACTGACCCGGAGCACGGAATCGGAAAGCCCGTCGTCCACCGAGCCGGAGGGAGCCGCGTCCGCCGAGTCGGACAGCCCCGCCCCGGATGACGGCCCCCGTGCCGCCACCGTCGCCGGGCTCCTGTCCGGTGCCGAAGGGCCCGGGCGGGACGCGGACGGTGCCCTCGACCTCGATCTGCTCGTCGTGCTCGACGCGCCTCAACTGGACGTCGAGACGGCGGCGTTGCTCAGTGAGTCGTTGCCGGACGGGGCCCGGCTGGTGCTGGCCGGGGATCCGGCCGTGTTGTGGTCGGCGGGTGCCGGGCGGGTCTTCGCGGATCTGCTCGCGTCGAAGGCCTGCCCCCAGGTCGTCTCGCGGCGACCGGATCTCGGTCCCGTGGGCGAGCTGGTCTCGGGCATCGGCATCGGTGAGCTGAACCAGGTGGAGGCCCCGGGCAAGGAGGTCGTGATCGTGCCGGTGCGCGACGCCGGTGAGGCCGTGCACCGGACCGTGCAGCTCGTCGCCGACTCGGTGCCGCGGGTGATCGGCGTCCCGGCCGAGCAGACGGTGGTGATCACGCCGGGCCACGGCGGCGCGGCCGGCACCCGTGCCCTGAACGTGGCGCTGAAGGAGCGGCTCAACCCCGGCCCCGGCCGCTTCGGCGGCTTCGACCCCGGCGACCGGATCGCGTACTCCCCCACCCCGGGCCGTACGGTTCCCGGCCGGGTGGTGAACGCCGACGCCGAGGGGCTGCACCTCGCGTGCGCCGGCGGGCCCGTGGTCGTACCGAAGGAGCGGGTCGAGCAGTCCGTGCGGCACGGGTGGGCGCTGACCGCGCACCAGGCCGTCGGGGTGCGGTGGCCCGCGGTGGTCGTGGTACTGCCCGGGGACGCGGCGCAGGCGCTCAGCCGGCCGTGGGTGTACACGGCGTTCAGCCGGGCCGACCGGCATCTGTCCGTCGTCCACGGTGTGGACCAGGCGCTGCCCCGGGCCGTCGCCGAGGTCCCGGCCAAGCCGCGGACGACCCGGCTGCCGGTGCTGCTGCGACCGCAGGTCCCGGCGCAGGTCTGA
- a CDS encoding DUF5703 family protein: MPEYEFVDVYVPRGVSRKDATRLLTDHAEYGHWELDRLSLLRDGSRRVRLRRRIIRQVRATW, encoded by the coding sequence ATGCCGGAATACGAATTTGTCGACGTGTACGTACCGCGCGGGGTCTCCCGCAAGGACGCCACACGTCTGCTGACGGACCATGCCGAGTACGGACACTGGGAATTGGACCGACTGAGCCTGCTGCGCGACGGCAGTCGCAGGGTGCGGCTGCGCCGGCGGATCATCCGCCAGGTGCGCGCCACGTGGTGA
- a CDS encoding chaplin, with protein MRQVTRKSLMTVAAATGVIAAAGGVAHADSGAAGSSSDSAGVLSGNTVQAPVHVPVNVCGNTVNVVGILNPAVGNKCGNPGGGGGSGHGGHGSTGGYGSSGGYGDSGGHGDSGGYGGSGGHGAHGGSGGSHAGGHASNSPGVGSGNHVQVPIDVPVNVCGNNVSVIGVGNAVTGNDCANNGSWSGGGHHGGGHDHGTPPGSGGHHGGGHHGTPPGGGGHHGGGHNGGGHDGGGHDHGTPPGGGHHGGGHHPGGGHHHGTPPGHGGHHGTPPGGGHGTTPPGTPSHPGTPSHPGTPGTPTHPTSPGTSPIKGGQTPVGSVHVNQPGAQSGVRSSGGAQLAHTGSELPLGLALPVGAGALLAGAVLYRKARASM; from the coding sequence ATGCGACAGGTCACTCGAAAAAGCTTGATGACCGTGGCGGCCGCGACCGGGGTGATCGCCGCCGCGGGCGGTGTCGCCCACGCCGACTCGGGCGCCGCGGGCTCCAGTTCGGACTCGGCCGGCGTACTGTCCGGCAACACCGTGCAGGCACCGGTGCACGTGCCGGTCAACGTCTGCGGCAACACCGTGAACGTGGTGGGGATCCTCAACCCGGCGGTCGGCAACAAGTGCGGCAACCCGGGCGGGGGCGGCGGAAGCGGCCACGGCGGTCACGGCTCGACCGGCGGGTACGGCTCGTCGGGCGGGTACGGGGACTCCGGCGGTCACGGCGACTCCGGGGGCTACGGCGGCTCGGGCGGACACGGCGCGCACGGCGGCTCAGGGGGCTCGCACGCCGGCGGACACGCCTCGAACTCACCCGGTGTCGGCTCCGGCAACCACGTCCAGGTACCGATCGACGTACCGGTGAACGTCTGCGGCAACAACGTCAGCGTCATCGGCGTCGGCAACGCGGTCACCGGCAACGACTGTGCGAACAACGGGAGTTGGAGCGGGGGCGGGCACCACGGCGGCGGCCATGACCACGGGACGCCTCCGGGGAGTGGCGGTCACCATGGGGGCGGTCATCACGGGACGCCTCCGGGCGGGGGCGGACATCACGGGGGCGGTCACAACGGCGGCGGTCACGACGGGGGTGGCCATGACCACGGGACGCCTCCGGGCGGCGGTCACCACGGTGGCGGTCACCACCCCGGCGGCGGTCACCACCACGGCACACCTCCCGGTCACGGCGGACACCACGGCACGCCCCCGGGCGGCGGTCACGGGACCACCCCGCCGGGGACGCCGAGCCACCCGGGGACGCCCAGCCACCCGGGCACGCCCGGCACGCCCACCCACCCCACCTCACCGGGCACCTCGCCGATCAAGGGCGGTCAGACGCCGGTCGGTTCCGTGCACGTGAACCAGCCCGGCGCGCAGTCCGGCGTCCGGTCCTCGGGCGGCGCGCAGCTCGCGCACACCGGCAGCGAGCTCCCGCTGGGTCTCGCCCTGCCGGTCGGCGCGGGCGCGCTGCTCGCGGGCGCGGTGCTGTACCGCAAGGCGCGGGCCTCGATGTAG
- the chpH gene encoding chaplin ChpH — protein sequence MIKKVVAAAAATGGLVLAGAGLAVADSGAQGAAVHSPGVVSGNVIQVPVHVPVNVCGNTISVIGLLNPAFGNTCVNK from the coding sequence ATGATCAAGAAGGTCGTCGCCGCTGCGGCTGCCACCGGTGGCCTGGTTCTCGCGGGAGCGGGCCTGGCCGTCGCCGACTCGGGCGCTCAGGGTGCCGCCGTGCACTCTCCGGGTGTCGTTTCCGGCAACGTCATCCAGGTTCCCGTGCACGTCCCGGTGAACGTGTGCGGCAACACGATCTCGGTGATCGGTCTGCTGAACCCCGCCTTCGGCAACACCTGCGTCAACAAGTGA
- a CDS encoding M20/M25/M40 family metallo-hydrolase, which yields MSDTDTAKGVTGEDEVVDLCRELIRIDTSNYGDHSGPGERKAAEYVAEQLAEVGLEPKIFESHPGRASTVARIEGTDPSRPALLIHGHLDVVPANAADWTHHPFSGEVADGCVWGRGAVDMKDMDAMTLAVVRDRLRSGRRPPRDIVVAFLADEEAGGTYGARHLVDNHRELFDGVTEGISEVGGFSFTVSEERRLYLIQTAEKGMHWMKLTVAGTAGHGSMIHRDNAITELSEAVARVGRHKFPVRVTKTTRAFLDELGDALGTPLDPEDMEATLKRLGGIAKLIGATLSNTANPTQLNAGYKVNVIPGEATANVDGRFLPGHEEEFLADLDRILGPKVKREDVHSDKALETSFDGPLVEAMQSSLLAEDPTAKAVPYMLSGGTDAKSFDDLGIRGFGFAPLKLPPELDFAGMFHGVDERVPVDGLKFGVRVLDRFIDAS from the coding sequence GTGAGCGACACGGACACGGCCAAGGGCGTCACCGGCGAGGACGAGGTCGTGGACCTCTGCCGCGAGCTGATCCGGATCGACACCAGCAACTACGGCGACCACTCGGGCCCGGGTGAGCGCAAGGCGGCCGAGTACGTCGCCGAGCAGCTCGCCGAGGTGGGCCTCGAACCCAAGATCTTCGAGTCGCACCCGGGACGCGCCTCCACGGTGGCCCGGATCGAGGGCACGGACCCCTCCCGGCCCGCGCTCCTCATCCACGGCCACCTGGACGTCGTACCGGCGAACGCGGCGGACTGGACCCACCACCCCTTCTCCGGCGAGGTCGCGGACGGGTGCGTGTGGGGGCGCGGCGCGGTCGACATGAAGGACATGGACGCGATGACCCTGGCGGTCGTCCGCGACCGGCTGCGCAGCGGGCGCCGGCCCCCGCGCGACATCGTGGTCGCCTTCCTCGCGGACGAGGAGGCGGGCGGTACGTACGGGGCGCGGCACCTCGTCGACAACCACCGCGAGCTGTTCGACGGCGTCACCGAGGGCATCAGCGAGGTCGGCGGGTTCTCGTTCACGGTGAGCGAGGAGCGGCGGCTCTATCTGATCCAGACGGCCGAGAAGGGCATGCACTGGATGAAGCTCACCGTGGCCGGCACCGCCGGGCACGGGTCGATGATCCACCGGGACAACGCGATCACCGAGCTGTCCGAGGCCGTCGCCCGGGTGGGCCGGCACAAGTTCCCGGTGCGGGTCACCAAGACGACCCGGGCCTTCCTCGACGAACTCGGCGACGCGCTCGGCACCCCGCTCGACCCGGAGGACATGGAGGCGACCCTCAAGCGGCTCGGCGGCATCGCCAAGCTCATCGGCGCGACCCTCAGCAACACCGCCAACCCGACGCAGCTGAACGCCGGTTACAAGGTCAACGTCATCCCCGGCGAGGCCACCGCCAACGTCGACGGGCGTTTCCTGCCCGGCCACGAGGAGGAGTTCCTCGCCGACCTCGACCGGATCCTCGGCCCGAAGGTGAAGCGCGAGGACGTCCACTCGGACAAGGCGCTGGAGACCTCCTTCGACGGCCCGCTCGTCGAGGCCATGCAGTCCTCGCTGCTCGCCGAGGACCCGACCGCGAAGGCCGTCCCGTACATGCTCTCCGGCGGTACGGACGCCAAGTCCTTCGACGACCTGGGCATCCGCGGCTTCGGCTTCGCCCCGCTCAAGCTGCCGCCGGAGCTGGACTTCGCGGGCATGTTCCACGGGGTCGACGAGCGGGTACCGGTGGACGGGCTGAAGTTCGGAGTGCGGGTGCTGGACCGGTTCATCGACGCGTCCTGA